A genomic window from Candidatus Liberibacter americanus str. Sao Paulo includes:
- a CDS encoding transposase, whose product MTKCLIPFLPQKSVLFMDNVSFHKRDDILHALEKAGHQVEFLPPYSPDLNNIEHKWEQAKRKKGE is encoded by the coding sequence ATCACTAAATGCCTCATACCTTTTCTTCCACAAAAATCGGTACTATTTATGGATAATGTTAGTTTTCACAAACGTGACGATATTTTACATGCCCTTGAAAAAGCGGGACATCAAGTTGAATTTTTACCGCCTTATTCACCCGATCTTAATAACATAGAACATAAATGGGAACAGGCTAAACGAAAAAAAGGGGAATAG
- a CDS encoding guanylate kinase, whose amino-acid sequence MGASGVGKTTLAKAVIKCSGNLIMPVGVTTRKPRIGEKQGADYQFISHETFKQWQQEQLFIETAVYRNEQYGLLKSDILETLDNGFDILTILTQEGLQIFEKLFGKQIVSIFISPPHEQELQRRRLKRGYIQEVKGENDIFGMNRAYHFKITNDHLGITCQQIIRIRKMVKEKLNK is encoded by the coding sequence ATAGGAGCTTCAGGCGTTGGCAAAACCACTTTAGCTAAAGCCGTTATTAAATGTTCTGGAAATCTCATCATGCCTGTTGGTGTAACCACTCGTAAACCTCGAATTGGTGAGAAACAAGGGGCAGATTATCAATTTATCTCTCATGAAACATTCAAGCAATGGCAACAAGAACAGTTATTTATTGAAACCGCAGTTTATCGAAATGAACAATACGGATTGCTCAAAAGCGACATACTTGAGACATTAGACAATGGATTTGACATCTTAACCATCCTAACACAGGAAGGCTTACAGATCTTTGAAAAGCTCTTTGGCAAACAAATAGTTTCTATATTCATATCTCCTCCTCATGAACAAGAGTTACAGCGAAGAAGACTTAAAAGAGGATATATACAAGAGGTTAAAGGGGAAAATGACATATTCGGAATGAACAGAGCTTATCACTTCAAAATTACCAATGATCATCTCGGTATCACCTGCCAACAAATAATCCGTATTAGGAAAATGGTTAAGGAAAAATTAAACAAATGA
- a CDS encoding lysozyme, with protein MITIPQLLISLIKQFEGLRLKAYRCSAGVWTIGYGHTGCDVYDGLVITQEQAENLLNYDIRRHLNVTIKLSPSLLSSNDNCLSAIGDFVFNLGTTRYKNSTLRRCVNSGQWEEASQECRRWVYGGGKRLKGLVARRAIEAELLLGG; from the coding sequence ATGATTACTATTCCACAACTTTTAATATCTCTAATAAAACAATTTGAAGGTCTTAGATTAAAAGCCTATCGTTGTTCAGCTGGGGTTTGGACTATAGGTTATGGCCATACTGGATGTGATGTTTATGATGGTTTAGTTATTACTCAAGAACAAGCGGAAAATCTTCTAAACTATGATATAAGGAGACATCTTAATGTAACTATCAAATTATCTCCATCGCTTTTGTCTTCTAACGACAATTGTTTGTCAGCCATCGGAGACTTCGTCTTTAATCTTGGCACAACAAGATATAAAAACAGCACGTTACGTAGATGTGTTAACTCGGGTCAATGGGAGGAAGCCTCTCAAGAATGTAGGCGATGGGTTTACGGAGGAGGAAAGAGATTAAAGGGTTTAGTTGCTAGAAGAGCTATTGAGGCGGAGTTGTTGTTGGGGGGTTAA
- the coaA gene encoding type I pantothenate kinase, with amino-acid sequence MKQKQNFSITPYLEFDREHWATLSDSVPLDLLTDKELLKLKSINDEISMDEVNKIYLPISRLLNFYISSNLRRQTVLQQFLGTNCTKVPYVISIAGSVAVGKSTTARLLQTLLSRWPEHRKVDLIATDGFLYPNHILNERGIMNKKGFPQSYDMHRLVKFISDIKSGVKQVTAPVYSHSTYDIVADKQQVIDQPDILILEGLNVLQSGMDYPHAPHHVFVSEFVDFSIYVDAPENLLKKWFISRFLKFCKVDFPTLTPTYTIILN; translated from the coding sequence ATGAAACAAAAACAAAACTTTTCAATAACACCTTATTTAGAATTTGACCGTGAACATTGGGCAACATTAAGTGATTCTGTCCCACTAGATCTACTAACGGATAAAGAGCTGCTGAAACTGAAGAGTATCAATGATGAAATTTCAATGGATGAAGTAAATAAAATTTATCTTCCTATTTCAAGGCTACTTAATTTCTATATCAGTTCAAATTTACGTAGACAAACAGTTTTACAACAATTCTTAGGTACTAATTGTACTAAAGTCCCTTATGTTATCAGTATTGCAGGCAGTGTTGCAGTTGGTAAAAGTACCACAGCTCGCCTATTACAAACTTTATTAAGTCGTTGGCCCGAGCATCGTAAAGTTGATCTTATTGCAACAGATGGTTTCTTATACCCAAATCATATTTTAAACGAACGTGGAATAATGAATAAAAAAGGATTCCCGCAATCCTATGATATGCACCGTTTAGTAAAATTTATTTCTGATATAAAATCTGGAGTCAAGCAGGTTACCGCTCCGGTATACTCCCATTCTACTTATGATATCGTTGCCGATAAACAACAAGTGATTGATCAGCCTGATATTCTTATTTTGGAAGGGTTAAACGTTTTGCAAAGCGGAATGGATTATCCGCATGCTCCCCATCATGTTTTTGTATCTGAATTTGTCGATTTTTCAATTTATGTTGATGCCCCTGAAAATTTATTGAAAAAATGGTTTATCAGTAGATTTTTGAAATTTTGCAAAGTCGATTTTCCGACCCTAACTCCTACTTATACCATTATTCTAAATTAG
- the murB gene encoding UDP-N-acetylmuramate dehydrogenase — protein MHSDNHNELKKYNTFSLDAKAKAIYSATSVEDLLMLWKNARLKGWPILLLGGGSNVLFISDFDGLVILNQIMALDITESANEWFINVGAGNNWHQLVETLIKNGIYGLENMALIPGSVGAAPIQNIGAYGMEFKDTCHYVDIVNLNNGQQYRLDAAECQFGYRDSIFKHKYRENFAIVAVGLKLNKLWQPRLTYAGLTSLAAKTVTAETIFDAVCKIRQSKLPDPFLVGNAGSFFKNPVISSMAANEIKAHYPRCPEYPQIDGTVKLAAGWLIEQCDLKGYQCGGAAVHKEQALILINKNNATGEDIVDLARYIRKNVIEKFAITLETEVRFIGKYGEVNAKDAIS, from the coding sequence ATGCATTCTGATAATCATAATGAATTAAAAAAATATAATACTTTTAGTCTTGATGCTAAGGCAAAAGCAATATATTCGGCTACTTCAGTAGAAGATTTGCTTATGTTATGGAAAAATGCACGACTAAAAGGGTGGCCTATTTTATTATTGGGCGGCGGGAGTAATGTTCTCTTCATTAGTGACTTTGATGGCTTGGTTATTTTAAATCAAATTATGGCTTTAGATATAACTGAATCAGCTAATGAATGGTTTATTAATGTTGGCGCAGGGAATAATTGGCATCAATTGGTTGAAACACTTATAAAAAATGGCATCTATGGATTAGAAAATATGGCGTTAATTCCGGGATCTGTAGGGGCTGCGCCTATACAAAATATCGGTGCTTATGGTATGGAATTTAAAGATACATGTCACTATGTCGATATTGTTAATCTAAATAATGGTCAACAATATCGTTTAGATGCCGCTGAATGTCAATTTGGTTATCGGGATAGTATTTTTAAGCATAAATATCGTGAAAATTTTGCTATTGTTGCAGTTGGTCTGAAGCTTAACAAGCTATGGCAACCCAGATTAACATATGCTGGTTTGACTTCCTTAGCAGCAAAAACAGTGACAGCGGAAACTATCTTTGACGCTGTTTGTAAAATCCGGCAAAGTAAGTTACCTGATCCATTTTTGGTAGGAAATGCGGGTAGTTTTTTTAAAAATCCCGTTATTTCTAGTATGGCGGCAAATGAAATAAAAGCCCATTATCCTCGATGTCCAGAATATCCTCAAATTGATGGTACAGTAAAGCTTGCTGCTGGATGGCTAATTGAGCAATGTGATCTAAAGGGTTATCAATGTGGTGGCGCGGCAGTACATAAAGAGCAAGCATTGATTTTAATTAATAAAAATAATGCGACTGGAGAAGATATTGTAGATTTAGCCCGTTATATCAGAAAAAATGTTATAGAGAAATTTGCTATTACACTAGAAACAGAAGTGCGTTTTATTGGTAAATATGGTGAAGTAAATGCTAAGGATGCTATTTCATAA
- a CDS encoding DEAD/DEAH box helicase: MLLNLAPHQNKMVDWILTHRRCALWASMGSGKTASVLFALSVIRITDPSPTLVIAPLRVASLVWGEEVKRWSAFSDMRVSTIIGSEKQRIKALNTPAEIYTINFENLPWLIKYHFKTWRFATIVVDESTRLKSFRTHQGTKQTRALGKVAFSKVERFIELTGTPSPNGLIDLWGQLWFLDKGERLGRVYRVFTSRWFNSVQVGSHVGAVKHIAHDTSQKEIEDKLSDCCLSLNIADYQDIDKPIKSVHRIELPKKALALYQRFQKEMFCEIQESTIEAFNPASKTVKCLQLANGAFYVDENKNWQEVHDVKIKMLESIVSEANGSPILVAYHFNSDLSRLQKAFPFARKLDQNPQTVIDWNNGDISLLLAHPASCGHGLNLQYGGNILVFFSLWWDLEQHLQIIERIGNTRQKQAGLNRAVFIHYLIARNTIDEIVLKRLQTKASIQDLLLEALKQETK, from the coding sequence ATGTTACTTAACTTAGCTCCGCATCAAAACAAAATGGTAGATTGGATATTGACACATAGACGATGTGCGTTATGGGCATCTATGGGTTCTGGCAAAACTGCTAGTGTGTTGTTTGCGTTATCTGTTATTAGGATTACCGATCCCAGTCCTACTCTTGTTATCGCTCCTTTAAGGGTTGCTTCTTTAGTTTGGGGTGAAGAAGTAAAACGCTGGTCGGCTTTTTCCGATATGAGAGTATCTACTATTATCGGCAGTGAAAAACAACGTATAAAAGCTCTTAATACTCCTGCAGAAATATACACAATTAATTTCGAAAATCTCCCTTGGTTGATAAAATACCATTTTAAAACTTGGCGGTTTGCAACAATAGTCGTTGACGAAAGTACAAGGCTTAAATCTTTTAGAACCCATCAAGGAACCAAACAAACCAGAGCCTTAGGCAAAGTAGCTTTTAGCAAAGTAGAACGCTTTATTGAATTAACGGGCACACCATCCCCTAATGGCTTAATTGATTTATGGGGTCAGCTTTGGTTTTTAGATAAAGGTGAGAGGTTAGGTAGAGTTTATCGGGTATTTACATCCCGTTGGTTTAATAGTGTACAAGTAGGTTCACATGTAGGAGCAGTTAAACATATCGCACATGACACTTCACAGAAAGAAATAGAGGATAAATTATCCGATTGCTGTTTGTCGTTAAATATCGCTGATTATCAGGATATTGATAAACCGATTAAATCTGTACACAGGATAGAGTTACCTAAAAAAGCTTTAGCACTATATCAAAGGTTTCAAAAAGAGATGTTCTGTGAAATTCAGGAATCAACTATTGAGGCTTTCAACCCAGCTTCTAAAACCGTCAAATGTCTTCAATTAGCCAATGGTGCTTTTTACGTTGATGAAAATAAAAACTGGCAAGAAGTGCATGACGTCAAAATCAAGATGTTAGAATCTATAGTAAGTGAAGCGAACGGATCTCCTATTTTAGTTGCTTATCATTTTAATAGTGATTTATCCAGATTACAAAAAGCCTTTCCTTTTGCGAGAAAATTAGATCAAAACCCGCAAACGGTTATAGACTGGAATAACGGTGATATATCCCTACTCCTTGCTCATCCTGCCTCCTGCGGTCACGGGTTAAATCTACAATACGGAGGGAATATCCTAGTGTTTTTTTCCCTGTGGTGGGACTTAGAACAACACCTACAAATCATCGAACGTATCGGCAATACAAGACAGAAACAAGCGGGATTAAATCGGGCGGTTTTTATCCATTATTTAATCGCCCGAAACACCATTGATGAAATCGTTTTAAAGAGGTTACAAACCAAAGCCAGCATACAAGATTTGTTATTAGAAGCTCTGAAACAGGAAACAAAATGA
- the gatA gene encoding Asp-tRNA(Asn)/Glu-tRNA(Gln) amidotransferase subunit GatA: MSELNLMNISETRDLLRQKKISAVELIDAYIEAIDSSNPKINAYVEVLSDKAREAAKESDKRIMNGNARDLEGIAIGIKDCFATKGVHTQACSYILDGFRPDYESTVTQKLWDNGAIMLGKLNMDEFAMGSSNENSYYGDVINPWRAINSTDNFTAGGSSGGSSAAVASFLCAASLGTDTGGSVRQPAAFTGTVGIKPTYGRCSRLGIISFAPSLDQAGIISRTVRDSAILLKSIAGHDYRDSTCVTLPVPDYEAAIGKSIKDITVGIPIEYRIGDLSPEMEKAWDNGIDWLKDAGAKIVDISLPHTKYALPSYYIIAPAEASSNLARYDGVRYGLRIPAQDIEDMYEKTRSIGFGKEVKHRIMIGTYVLSADCHDSHYLKARKIRTLIKRDFDSVFKKSVDVILTPTTPTSAFPLGKKEHNSGSMENVYNDVFTVAVNMSGLPAISIPASLCDKKMPLGLQLIGQPFREDVIYSVGSVLEKEAGCFRPSKWW, encoded by the coding sequence ATGTCTGAATTAAATCTTATGAATATATCAGAAACTAGAGATCTATTAAGACAAAAAAAGATTTCTGCTGTTGAACTGATTGATGCATATATTGAAGCTATTGATAGTTCTAATCCAAAAATTAATGCATATGTGGAAGTATTATCAGATAAAGCACGTGAAGCTGCTAAGGAATCTGACAAAAGAATTATGAATGGTAATGCAAGAGATTTGGAAGGAATTGCAATAGGTATAAAAGATTGCTTTGCGACTAAAGGTGTTCATACACAGGCTTGCAGTTATATTTTAGATGGTTTTAGGCCGGATTATGAATCTACGGTAACACAAAAATTATGGGATAATGGAGCTATAATGCTCGGCAAACTTAATATGGATGAGTTTGCAATGGGATCTTCTAATGAGAATTCCTACTATGGAGATGTAATCAATCCTTGGAGGGCTATTAACTCTACTGATAACTTTACAGCTGGAGGCTCTTCCGGAGGATCATCAGCAGCCGTTGCTAGTTTTTTATGTGCAGCTTCTTTAGGAACAGATACAGGTGGATCAGTTCGTCAGCCGGCAGCTTTTACTGGAACTGTTGGGATCAAGCCTACATATGGTAGGTGTTCTCGTTTGGGTATTATTTCTTTTGCTCCATCTTTAGATCAAGCTGGAATAATATCTCGTACTGTAAGAGATTCTGCAATTTTATTGAAATCTATAGCAGGACATGATTATCGTGATTCAACATGTGTTACTTTGCCAGTTCCAGACTATGAAGCGGCGATTGGCAAGTCTATAAAGGATATAACAGTAGGTATACCTATAGAATACCGTATTGGTGATTTATCTCCTGAAATGGAGAAAGCATGGGATAATGGGATTGATTGGCTAAAAGATGCTGGAGCAAAGATTGTTGATATATCACTTCCGCACACTAAATATGCTCTTCCTTCATATTATATTATTGCACCAGCAGAGGCTTCATCTAATCTTGCTAGATATGATGGTGTTCGTTATGGTTTACGTATACCAGCTCAAGATATAGAGGATATGTATGAGAAAACACGTTCTATTGGATTTGGCAAAGAGGTCAAACATCGTATTATGATTGGAACTTATGTTCTTTCTGCCGATTGTCATGATTCTCATTATCTTAAGGCTCGTAAAATTCGTACACTTATAAAACGCGATTTTGATAGTGTATTTAAGAAAAGCGTAGATGTAATTCTGACTCCTACCACACCAACATCAGCATTTCCTTTGGGTAAAAAAGAACATAATTCTGGTTCTATGGAAAATGTTTATAATGATGTTTTTACTGTCGCTGTTAATATGTCTGGATTGCCTGCTATATCTATTCCGGCTTCTTTATGTGACAAAAAAATGCCGCTTGGATTACAGTTGATTGGGCAACCATTTCGTGAAGATGTAATTTATAGTGTTGGATCTGTGCTTGAAAAAGAAGCAGGATGTTTTAGACCTTCAAAATGGTGGTAG
- a CDS encoding VRR-NUC domain-containing protein, with translation MIKESVLEQRLVKGAKNLDCFVRKIQFISHNGCPDRLLITPTGYLFWVEMKTAKGRLSTAQRRELELLQRYGQRIYVLTSVGEIDGFLEMLKCYLT, from the coding sequence ATGATTAAAGAGTCTGTATTAGAGCAACGATTGGTTAAAGGTGCTAAAAACCTTGATTGTTTTGTCCGTAAAATACAGTTCATAAGCCACAATGGTTGTCCTGATAGACTACTTATCACACCTACTGGATATCTTTTTTGGGTGGAAATGAAAACCGCTAAAGGCAGATTATCAACAGCACAAAGGCGGGAATTGGAGTTATTACAACGTTACGGACAACGTATTTATGTTCTCACCTCTGTTGGAGAAATAGACGGTTTTTTGGAGATGTTAAAATGTTACTTAACTTAG
- the gatB gene encoding Asp-tRNA(Asn)/Glu-tRNA(Gln) amidotransferase subunit GatB — translation MVLLNTNSSRSRSLISGDTGDWQVVIGMEVHAQLSVASKLFSGASVDFGSDPNTQVSFFDAAMPGMLPILNSQCVRQVVMTGLGLNAQINKYSVFARKNYFYPDLPQGYQISQHNEPIIGEGKVYVSIGPDKKGQFEMIEVGIERIHLEQDAGKSIHDKYSSYSCIDLNRSGIALMEIVSKPDMRSSAEAKAFLTKLRSILRYLGTCDGNMEEGSIRADVNVSVCRPGDNFGTRCEIKNVNSIRFLGQAIEYEARRQIALIEDGHIVGQETRLFDPVKNETRPMRNKECAHDYRYFADPDLLPVEIDEDFINEIRCQLPELPDAKKDRFISEFGISLYDASILVSDKSIADYFEKLSVNRDKKIAANWIINDLLGALNKLGKSIEDTPISIDQLGGLIDLIVDKTISGKIAKDVFNILLDKGGSPKEIVEKLSLHQITDISAISNAVDEVINSNPDKVERIVNKPNLLGWFVGQVMKSTGGKANPSIVQGMLKEKLKIKE, via the coding sequence ATGGTTTTACTTAATACTAATTCTTCCAGATCAAGATCTTTAATATCTGGTGATACAGGTGATTGGCAAGTTGTCATTGGTATGGAAGTTCATGCACAGTTATCAGTTGCATCAAAGTTGTTTTCTGGTGCATCGGTTGATTTTGGATCTGATCCTAATACACAAGTTAGTTTTTTTGATGCAGCGATGCCTGGCATGTTACCAATATTGAACAGTCAATGTGTTAGACAAGTTGTTATGACTGGCCTTGGTTTAAATGCTCAGATTAACAAGTATTCTGTTTTTGCACGGAAAAACTATTTTTATCCAGATCTTCCTCAAGGATATCAAATTTCACAGCATAATGAGCCAATTATAGGTGAAGGAAAAGTATATGTTTCAATTGGCCCAGATAAAAAAGGTCAGTTTGAAATGATAGAAGTAGGAATTGAGCGTATTCATCTAGAACAAGATGCTGGCAAATCAATCCATGATAAGTATTCTTCATATTCTTGTATTGATCTTAATCGTTCAGGTATAGCTTTGATGGAAATAGTGAGTAAGCCAGACATGCGTTCTTCTGCAGAAGCCAAAGCTTTTTTAACTAAATTACGAAGTATATTACGTTATTTAGGAACATGTGATGGTAATATGGAAGAAGGTTCAATTCGTGCCGATGTTAACGTTTCTGTTTGTCGTCCTGGAGATAATTTTGGTACACGATGTGAGATTAAGAATGTTAATTCTATTCGCTTTTTAGGGCAGGCTATAGAATATGAAGCACGTCGTCAGATTGCTCTTATTGAAGATGGACATATCGTTGGGCAAGAAACTAGGTTATTTGATCCTGTAAAAAATGAGACTCGTCCTATGCGTAATAAAGAATGTGCTCATGATTATCGTTATTTTGCAGATCCTGATTTGCTTCCTGTAGAAATTGACGAGGATTTTATTAATGAAATCAGATGTCAACTTCCTGAATTGCCAGATGCGAAGAAAGATCGTTTTATTTCTGAATTTGGTATTTCTTTATATGATGCTTCTATTTTAGTTTCAGATAAATCAATTGCAGATTATTTCGAAAAACTATCCGTTAATCGTGATAAAAAAATTGCTGCCAATTGGATAATTAATGATCTTTTAGGAGCATTAAATAAATTAGGAAAAAGCATAGAAGATACTCCTATTTCAATTGATCAATTAGGCGGATTAATTGATTTGATCGTTGATAAAACTATATCAGGTAAAATAGCAAAAGATGTTTTTAATATATTATTGGATAAGGGCGGATCTCCAAAAGAGATTGTAGAAAAACTTAGCTTGCATCAAATTACAGATATTTCTGCTATTTCTAATGCTGTTGATGAAGTTATTAATTCTAATCCAGATAAAGTCGAAAGAATTGTTAACAAGCCAAATTTGTTGGGTTGGTTCGTTGGTCAAGTAATGAAATCTACGGGTGGAAAAGCTAATCCTAGTATTGTGCAGGGAATGCTAAAAGAAAAACTTAAAATAAAAGAATAG
- a CDS encoding GGDEF domain-containing protein, protein MKSFLGIWLRNEKNLESFSPIHFMIYFSITFAIFIIITIFFSNIILFYIGLSSFYGLKYLLIENISLVFIAVIMSLFLGYLFGSVMKDFFNSYNMVSKLSRTDCLSGLLNHSAFISSIASYNGKLAIVFFDIDYFKNINDNFGHLIGDRVIAFFSYQLLKDFRNPMLVGRLGGEEFAVAAFEYSEKEAAILADKFRNIVEKSFINISSEYSINITISAGVAERFDQEPISKTLHKSDKALYAAKKSGRNRIICFSEI, encoded by the coding sequence TTGAAATCATTTCTTGGTATATGGTTACGAAATGAGAAAAATCTAGAAAGTTTTTCTCCTATCCATTTCATGATTTATTTTAGCATTACATTTGCTATTTTTATTATCATTACGATATTTTTCTCTAATATTATATTATTTTACATAGGATTATCATCATTTTATGGGCTAAAATATCTTTTAATTGAGAATATATCTTTGGTTTTTATTGCTGTTATAATGTCTTTATTCTTAGGATATCTATTTGGATCAGTGATGAAAGACTTTTTTAATTCTTATAACATGGTATCAAAATTAAGTCGTACTGATTGTCTTTCAGGATTGCTTAATCATTCTGCTTTTATTTCTAGTATTGCATCTTACAATGGAAAATTAGCAATTGTTTTTTTTGATATAGATTATTTTAAGAATATTAATGATAATTTTGGCCATTTAATAGGAGATAGGGTAATAGCTTTTTTTTCTTATCAATTGCTGAAAGATTTCAGAAATCCTATGTTAGTTGGGAGATTAGGTGGAGAAGAGTTTGCCGTTGCTGCTTTTGAATATTCAGAAAAAGAAGCAGCTATTTTAGCAGATAAGTTTAGAAATATTGTAGAAAAATCTTTCATTAATATTTCAAGTGAATATTCTATTAACATTACAATTTCTGCAGGAGTAGCAGAACGATTTGATCAAGAACCTATTTCAAAAACTTTGCATAAATCTGACAAAGCTTTATATGCAGCTAAAAAATCTGGCAGAAACCGTATTATTTGTTTTAGCGAAATATAA
- the gatC gene encoding Asp-tRNA(Asn)/Glu-tRNA(Gln) amidotransferase subunit GatC, translating to MSMDIVDVKRIARLSCIAIDEDDISCLLSRLNSTLIFLDEIAEVNVEGVEPMTSVIPIEMKQRSDIVDDGGIVDSILSNAPHADKNFFLVPKTVE from the coding sequence ATGTCAATGGATATTGTAGATGTTAAGCGTATTGCTCGTCTTTCTTGTATTGCTATAGATGAAGATGATATTTCATGTCTTTTATCTCGTCTTAATAGTACTTTGATTTTTTTAGATGAAATTGCAGAAGTTAATGTTGAAGGTGTGGAACCTATGACATCTGTTATTCCAATTGAAATGAAACAACGTTCTGATATCGTAGATGATGGAGGAATAGTTGATTCTATTTTATCTAATGCACCTCATGCTGATAAAAATTTTTTTCTTGTTCCAAAAACTGTGGAATAA
- the ruvX gene encoding Holliday junction resolvase RuvX — MSIMLVEDLVKSLQPNQQIASIDLGTKKIGIAISDLGRRFANPRPFIIRKKIAQTAADLLDFAQKENVSAFVIGMPFNMNGSEGPRAQSTRAFVNNIIDIINLPFIFWDERLTTVSANNLLIDMNVSRKKRAKKVDSIAASLILQEVLDRIAIIKE, encoded by the coding sequence ATGTCAATAATGCTTGTTGAAGATTTGGTCAAGTCTCTTCAACCAAATCAACAAATCGCATCAATTGATTTAGGAACAAAAAAAATTGGTATTGCAATTTCTGATCTTGGAAGAAGATTTGCAAATCCTCGTCCATTTATAATCAGAAAAAAAATTGCACAAACGGCAGCAGATTTACTGGATTTTGCTCAAAAAGAAAACGTCTCAGCTTTTGTAATTGGAATGCCCTTCAACATGAATGGATCAGAAGGGCCGCGCGCACAGTCTACGCGTGCTTTTGTTAATAATATAATTGATATAATTAATTTACCTTTTATTTTTTGGGATGAAAGACTTACTACAGTATCAGCTAATAACCTCCTAATTGATATGAATGTATCAAGAAAAAAAAGAGCTAAAAAAGTCGATTCAATCGCTGCAAGCCTTATCTTGCAAGAAGTACTAGACAGAATAGCCATAATTAAAGAATAA